Proteins found in one Paucidesulfovibrio longus DSM 6739 genomic segment:
- a CDS encoding phage baseplate assembly protein V, which yields MLETRDRQSEERYRNRWYGKYRAFVRDNNDPERLGRIRLEIPAVLGSGRENWSEWAAPCFPYGGNDDTGMFLIPEEGASVWAEFEGGVVQYPIWIGVWLAKSNPGEQPEESKRTCANAFCHDCEDKVEHQANRHDDLEHKKYHGHPPYYCPRLKVLLKTETGHTILADDRDGDELLRIIDRAGQILTMEGKVKPEMQSGNALRRGTKDAEKGDQLDIASQIVGSRARIQLTDLCRQQVILEAWQDKEKVHILSCDKGRSRWQKILIDTTKGREKVHIWGLNGTQEILVDSTAAAEQIRLTDKAGQVVRMNAAPGQESISATDKSGSLVFMDGVAGNIIIRSTNTVLINT from the coding sequence ATGCTTGAAACCCGCGACCGTCAATCCGAAGAGCGCTACCGCAACCGCTGGTACGGCAAGTACCGGGCCTTCGTGCGCGACAACAACGACCCCGAACGCCTCGGCCGTATCCGCCTGGAAATCCCCGCCGTACTCGGCAGCGGGCGGGAGAACTGGTCCGAATGGGCCGCGCCCTGTTTTCCCTACGGCGGCAACGATGACACCGGCATGTTCCTGATCCCCGAGGAAGGAGCTTCGGTCTGGGCCGAGTTCGAGGGCGGCGTCGTTCAGTATCCGATCTGGATCGGCGTCTGGCTGGCCAAGAGCAATCCCGGTGAGCAGCCCGAGGAATCGAAGCGCACCTGCGCGAATGCCTTCTGTCATGACTGTGAGGACAAGGTTGAGCATCAGGCCAACCGGCACGACGATCTCGAACACAAGAAGTACCACGGCCATCCGCCGTATTACTGCCCGCGCCTGAAGGTCCTGCTCAAGACCGAAACCGGCCACACCATCCTGGCCGATGACCGCGACGGCGACGAGCTGCTGCGGATCATCGACCGCGCCGGACAGATCCTCACCATGGAAGGGAAGGTGAAGCCGGAAATGCAGAGCGGCAACGCCCTGCGGCGCGGCACGAAGGACGCCGAGAAAGGCGACCAGCTCGACATCGCCTCGCAGATCGTCGGCTCCCGCGCCCGCATCCAGCTCACCGACCTCTGTCGCCAGCAGGTGATCCTCGAAGCCTGGCAGGACAAGGAGAAGGTCCACATCCTCTCGTGCGACAAGGGCCGCTCCCGCTGGCAGAAGATCCTCATCGATACCACTAAGGGCCGGGAGAAGGTTCACATCTGGGGACTCAACGGCACTCAGGAAATCCTGGTCGATTCCACCGCCGCCGCCGAACAGATACGGCTCACAGACAAGGCCGGTCAGGTGGTGCGCATGAACGCCGCGCCCGGCCAGGAGAGCATCAGCGCCACCGATAAGTCCGGCAGCCTCGTGTTCATGGATGGGGTGGCCGGAAACATCATCATTCGCTCGACGAACACCGTCTTGATCAACACCTGA